In Malania oleifera isolate guangnan ecotype guangnan chromosome 8, ASM2987363v1, whole genome shotgun sequence, a single window of DNA contains:
- the LOC131162547 gene encoding LRR receptor-like serine/threonine-protein kinase GSO1 isoform X2, with translation MEKTSLFFSLFTLLVQLLVVNAITKNITTDQSALLAFKDSITYDPQELLATNWSTTTSVCSWIGIACSSHHLRVTALNLSYMGLTGTIPPQLGNMSFLVELELKSNSFHGSLPRELAHLLRLNYINFGFNNLSGEIPSWIGSLPNLQFLNLYGNQFSGSIPGTLFNISSLQVLDLSENQLSGGIPSVVNATSLQYLILYDNQLSASSTFSNLGMSNTLEFIDLHSNSLSGSIPGDLFRRLPKLEGLYLSSNQFSGELPSSLFFCKRLQVLYLSLNNFTGSIPRQIGNLTLLKELSFDKNNFQGTIPNEVGDLYKLEILSLSMNHFNGPIPLKVFNISTIKIIDLALNQLSGGLPLSIGLGIPNLENLLVGGNKLSGEIPRTISNASKITMLDMGNNSFSGSIPNTISTLSHLKWLNLMFNNLTMESSEGVSILPFLANLKDLENFMLSHNPLNSMLPTSIENISTSLQSLELSNCKMWGSIPKDIGNLSSLFLLNLSFNGLSGSIPATVGKLHKLQGLYFNDNDLQGSIPHELCQLHMVTELLLNNNHLFGSLPPCLGNLSALRSLSVGFNELSSTIPSTLWSLQYILHMNLSSNSFSGSLPYNIGKLKVAINLDFSSNQLSGSIPSTIGGLQNLVTLSLANNAFQGSIPDTFGNLLSIESIDLSNNSLSGVIPKSLNMLLHLRHLNLSFNRLEGGIPTGGPFTNFSAQSFMQNSDLCGAPQLQVPLCRTSGHHRLATILKIVLPLGVSLVVFSVALIFMFKKHSDNVKPAEENSPSSPLATWRKVSYEELLQATNGFHENNLLGHGAFGSVYGGTLFDGINVAIKVFNLRVEAAYQSFDTESEVIGNIRHRNLIKIISCCCNIDFKALVLEYMPQGSLENWLYSRNSCLNFLQRLNIMMDVASALEYLHYGCMVPVVHCDLKPSNVLLDEYMVAHVADFGVAKLLGEDASTRQTITLATVGYMAPEYGSEGIVSVQGDVYSFGILLMETFTRKKPTDEMFHEGNSMKQWVANSLPNAVIELADASLLRTEEEQYVVMKDCLSSIMELALTCSADSPEDRVNTKNIPRALDKIRTKFLVRRG, from the exons ATGGAGAAAAcctcccttttcttttccctattTACATTGTTGGTGCAATTGCTTGTAGTAAATGCAATTACCAAAAATATCACCACAGACCAATCTGCTCTCCTTGCCTTCAAAGATTCCATTACTTATGACCCTCAAGAACTCTTGGCAACCAATTGGTCCACCACCACCTCAGTATGCAGCTGGATTGGAATAGCCTGCAGTTCCCACCACCTTAGAGTCACAGCCTTGAACCTTTCATACATGGGTCTTACTGGCACCATCCCTCCACAGCTGGGAAACATGTCATTCCTTGTTGAGCTTGAATTGAAAAGCAACAGCTTTCATGGCTCCCTGCCCAGAGAATTAGCTCATTTGCTCAGACTAAATTATATTAACTTTGGATTCAACAACTTGAGTGGAGAAATTCCATCATGGATTGGGTCATTACCAAATCTTCAGTTCTTGAATCTATATGGCAATCAGTTCTCAGGTTCCATTCCCGGTACCTTATTCAACATATCTTCATTACAAGTACTTGATCTCAGTGAAAATCAGCTTTCAGGGGGTATTCCTTCCGTAGTCAATGCAACTTCACTGCAATATTTGATTCTATATGATAACCAGCTTTCAGCTTCCTCAACTTTCAGCAATCTTGGCATGTCTAATACCTTGGAATTCATTGATCTCCATTCTAATAGCCTATCTGGTAGCATCCCGGGGGATCTGTTTAGGCGGCTTCCAAAATTGGAAGGGCTTTATCTATCTTCAAATCAATTTTCTGGTGAACTTCCCTCAAGTTTATTCTTCTGCAAACGGCTACAAGTTCTGTACCTATCACTTAACAATTTCACCGGCAGTATACCTAGGCAAATAGGGAACTTAACCTTGCTCAAAGAGTTGTCTTTTGACAAGAACAATTTCCAAG GTACAATACCAAATGAGGTTGGAGATCTTTATAAACTGGAGATTTTGTCACTCTCAATGAATCACTTCAATGGCCCCATCCCGTTGAAAGTCTTCAACATCTCCACAATAAAAATCATTGATCTTGCTCTTAACCAACTCTCAGGTGGCCTCCCATTAAGCATAGGCCTTGGGATACCAAATCTAGAGAATCTTCTTGTAGGTGGGAATAAGCTCAGTGGGGAAATTCCCCGCACAATCTCTAATGCTTCTAAGATCACTATGCTGGACATGGGAAATAATTCATTTTCTGGCTCCATTCCCAACACAATCAGCACCTTAAGTCACCTCAAGTGGCTCAATCTGATGTTTAATAATTTGACCATGGAAAGTTCTGAAGGAGTGAGCATCCTCCCTTTCTTGGCTAACCTTAAAGATTTGGAGAACTTTATGTTGTCACATAATCCATTAAATTCCATGCTTCCTACTTCCATTGAGAACATCTCTACTTCTCTTCAATCTCTTGAACTAAGCAATTGCAAGATGTGGGGTAGCATTCCCAAAGATATTGGCAACTTAAGTAGCCTGTTTCTCTTAAACTTATCTTTCAATGGACTAAGTGGATCAATTCCAGCAACAGTGGGAAAATTACATAAGCTCCAAGGTTTGTATTTCAATGACAATGACTTGCAAGGATCCATTCCACATGAACTGTGTCAACTACATATGGTGACCGAATTATTATTAAATAACAATCATCTCTTTGGATCTCTACCTCCGTGCTTGGGGAATCTTTCAGCTTTACGAAGTCTATCAGTAGGTTTCAACGAATTGTCTTCAACTATACCTTCTACCTTGTGGAGCCTTCAATACATCTTGCATATGAATTTGTCATCGAATTCATTCTCCGGATCTCTCCCATACAATATTGGAAAGTTAAAGGTAGCAATAAATTTAGATTTTTCGAGTAATCAATTATCTGGCAGTATCCCAAGCACAATTGGTGGCCTGCAAAATTTGGTCACTCTTTCCTTGGCAAACAATGCATTTCAAGGTTCCATTCCTGACACATTTGGCAACTTGCTAAGTATAGAATCCATAGATTTGTCTAATAACAGTTTATCTGGAGTGATTCCAAAGTCTTTGAACATGCTCTTGCACCTCAGACATCTAAATTTATCATTCAATAGGCTAGAAGGAGGAATTCCAACTGGTGGACCTTTCACAAACTTCTCTGCTCAATCATTCATGCAGAATAGTGATCTTTGTGGAGCACCACAACTACAAGTCCCCCTATGTAGAACCAGTGGTCATCACCGACTAGCAACAATCTTGAAAATTGTCCTACCACTGGGAGTATCACTAGTGGTATTTTCAGTGGCACTTATTTTCATGTTTAAAAAACACAGCGATAATGTGAAACCTGCAGAAGAGAATAGCCCTTCATCACCACTGGCAACATGGAGAAAAGTTTCATATGAAGAACTACTACAGGCCACGAATGGATTTCACGAAAACAACTTACTTGGTCATGGGGCCTTTGGTTCGGTGTATGGAGGAACACTATTTGATGGGATTAATGTTGCAATAAAGGTTTTCAATTTGCGAGTTGAAGCAGCGTACCAGAGTTTTGATACTGAAAGTGAAGTAATTGGAAACATACGCCATCGGAACCTCATCAAAATAATCAGTTGTTGTTGTAATATTGACTTCAAAGCCTTGGTATTGGAATATATGCCTCAAGGAAGCCTTGAGAATTGGTTATATTCTCGCAACTCTTGCTTGAATTTCCTGCAAAGGCTAAACATTATGATGGACGTCGCATCAGCATTGGAATACCTTCATTATGGTTGCATGGTACCTGTTGTTCACTGTGATTTAAAGCCCAGTAATGTGCTGCTAGATGAGTATATGGTGGCACATGTTGCTGACTTTGGTGTTGCAAAACTGTTGGGTGAAGATGCATCTACAAGACAAACGATAACTCTTGCCACAGTGGGATACATGGCTCCAG AGTATGGATCAGAGGGAATTGTTTCAGTACAAGGAGACGTGTACAGCTTCGGTATTTTGCTAATGGAAACTTTCACAAGAAAGAAGCCAACTGATGAAATGTTCCATGAGGGGAACTCCATGAAGCAATGGGTTGCGAATTCATTACCAAATGCAGTGATTGAATTGGCGGATGCCAGTTTACTAAGAACAGAGGAGGAACAATATGTAGTGATGAAGGATTGTTTGTCATCCATTATGGAATTGGCTCTAACTTGCTCTGCAGACTCACCTGAGGACAGGGTTAATACGAAAAATATCCCCAGAGCACTTGACAAAATCAGAACAAAGTTTTTAGTCAGAAGAGGATGA
- the LOC131162547 gene encoding probable LRR receptor-like serine/threonine-protein kinase At3g47570 isoform X1 — protein sequence MEKTSLFFSLFTLLVQLLVVNAITKNITTDQSALLAFKDSITYDPQELLATNWSTTTSVCSWIGIACSSHHLRVTALNLSYMGLTGTIPPQLGNMSFLVELELKSNSFHGSLPRELAHLLRLNYINFGFNNLSGEIPSWIGSLPNLQFLNLYGNQFSGSIPGTLFNISSLQVLDLSENQLSGGIPSVVNATSLQYLILYDNQLSASSTFSNLGMSNTLEFIDLHSNSLSGSIPGDLFRRLPKLEGLYLSSNQFSGELPSSLFFCKRLQVLYLSLNNFTGSIPRQIGNLTLLKELSFDKNNFQGGIPYEVGNLTNLELLSLQFNNLTGPIPTSLFNMTSLKFMYLLENSLSSSLPDYMCQHLPVLEVIELSYNRLSGSLPSNLCQCGELRFLMLNSNRFSGSIPRTIGNLTHLTKLHLNENNLTGTIPNEVGDLYKLEILSLSMNHFNGPIPLKVFNISTIKIIDLALNQLSGGLPLSIGLGIPNLENLLVGGNKLSGEIPRTISNASKITMLDMGNNSFSGSIPNTISTLSHLKWLNLMFNNLTMESSEGVSILPFLANLKDLENFMLSHNPLNSMLPTSIENISTSLQSLELSNCKMWGSIPKDIGNLSSLFLLNLSFNGLSGSIPATVGKLHKLQGLYFNDNDLQGSIPHELCQLHMVTELLLNNNHLFGSLPPCLGNLSALRSLSVGFNELSSTIPSTLWSLQYILHMNLSSNSFSGSLPYNIGKLKVAINLDFSSNQLSGSIPSTIGGLQNLVTLSLANNAFQGSIPDTFGNLLSIESIDLSNNSLSGVIPKSLNMLLHLRHLNLSFNRLEGGIPTGGPFTNFSAQSFMQNSDLCGAPQLQVPLCRTSGHHRLATILKIVLPLGVSLVVFSVALIFMFKKHSDNVKPAEENSPSSPLATWRKVSYEELLQATNGFHENNLLGHGAFGSVYGGTLFDGINVAIKVFNLRVEAAYQSFDTESEVIGNIRHRNLIKIISCCCNIDFKALVLEYMPQGSLENWLYSRNSCLNFLQRLNIMMDVASALEYLHYGCMVPVVHCDLKPSNVLLDEYMVAHVADFGVAKLLGEDASTRQTITLATVGYMAPEYGSEGIVSVQGDVYSFGILLMETFTRKKPTDEMFHEGNSMKQWVANSLPNAVIELADASLLRTEEEQYVVMKDCLSSIMELALTCSADSPEDRVNTKNIPRALDKIRTKFLVRRG from the exons ATGGAGAAAAcctcccttttcttttccctattTACATTGTTGGTGCAATTGCTTGTAGTAAATGCAATTACCAAAAATATCACCACAGACCAATCTGCTCTCCTTGCCTTCAAAGATTCCATTACTTATGACCCTCAAGAACTCTTGGCAACCAATTGGTCCACCACCACCTCAGTATGCAGCTGGATTGGAATAGCCTGCAGTTCCCACCACCTTAGAGTCACAGCCTTGAACCTTTCATACATGGGTCTTACTGGCACCATCCCTCCACAGCTGGGAAACATGTCATTCCTTGTTGAGCTTGAATTGAAAAGCAACAGCTTTCATGGCTCCCTGCCCAGAGAATTAGCTCATTTGCTCAGACTAAATTATATTAACTTTGGATTCAACAACTTGAGTGGAGAAATTCCATCATGGATTGGGTCATTACCAAATCTTCAGTTCTTGAATCTATATGGCAATCAGTTCTCAGGTTCCATTCCCGGTACCTTATTCAACATATCTTCATTACAAGTACTTGATCTCAGTGAAAATCAGCTTTCAGGGGGTATTCCTTCCGTAGTCAATGCAACTTCACTGCAATATTTGATTCTATATGATAACCAGCTTTCAGCTTCCTCAACTTTCAGCAATCTTGGCATGTCTAATACCTTGGAATTCATTGATCTCCATTCTAATAGCCTATCTGGTAGCATCCCGGGGGATCTGTTTAGGCGGCTTCCAAAATTGGAAGGGCTTTATCTATCTTCAAATCAATTTTCTGGTGAACTTCCCTCAAGTTTATTCTTCTGCAAACGGCTACAAGTTCTGTACCTATCACTTAACAATTTCACCGGCAGTATACCTAGGCAAATAGGGAACTTAACCTTGCTCAAAGAGTTGTCTTTTGACAAGAACAATTTCCAAG GAGGGATTCCATATGAGGTTGGCAATCTTACAAATTTGGAATTATTGAGCCTGCAATTCAATAATTTAACGGGACCCATTCCTACTTCTCTGTTCAACATGACCTCTCTAAAATTTATGTACTTGCTAGAGAACAGCCTCTCAAGTAGCCTCCCAGACTATATGTGTCAGCATCTTCCAGTTCTGGAAGTGATAGAATTAAGTTACAACCGACTCAGTGGTTCGCTTCCTTCTAATCTATGCCAATGTGGAGAGCTTCGTTTTCTTATGCTTAATTCAAATAGATTCAGCGGAAGCATACCAAGAACCATCGGGAATTTGACCCATTTAACAAAGCTTCATCTTAATGAAAACAATTTGACAG GTACAATACCAAATGAGGTTGGAGATCTTTATAAACTGGAGATTTTGTCACTCTCAATGAATCACTTCAATGGCCCCATCCCGTTGAAAGTCTTCAACATCTCCACAATAAAAATCATTGATCTTGCTCTTAACCAACTCTCAGGTGGCCTCCCATTAAGCATAGGCCTTGGGATACCAAATCTAGAGAATCTTCTTGTAGGTGGGAATAAGCTCAGTGGGGAAATTCCCCGCACAATCTCTAATGCTTCTAAGATCACTATGCTGGACATGGGAAATAATTCATTTTCTGGCTCCATTCCCAACACAATCAGCACCTTAAGTCACCTCAAGTGGCTCAATCTGATGTTTAATAATTTGACCATGGAAAGTTCTGAAGGAGTGAGCATCCTCCCTTTCTTGGCTAACCTTAAAGATTTGGAGAACTTTATGTTGTCACATAATCCATTAAATTCCATGCTTCCTACTTCCATTGAGAACATCTCTACTTCTCTTCAATCTCTTGAACTAAGCAATTGCAAGATGTGGGGTAGCATTCCCAAAGATATTGGCAACTTAAGTAGCCTGTTTCTCTTAAACTTATCTTTCAATGGACTAAGTGGATCAATTCCAGCAACAGTGGGAAAATTACATAAGCTCCAAGGTTTGTATTTCAATGACAATGACTTGCAAGGATCCATTCCACATGAACTGTGTCAACTACATATGGTGACCGAATTATTATTAAATAACAATCATCTCTTTGGATCTCTACCTCCGTGCTTGGGGAATCTTTCAGCTTTACGAAGTCTATCAGTAGGTTTCAACGAATTGTCTTCAACTATACCTTCTACCTTGTGGAGCCTTCAATACATCTTGCATATGAATTTGTCATCGAATTCATTCTCCGGATCTCTCCCATACAATATTGGAAAGTTAAAGGTAGCAATAAATTTAGATTTTTCGAGTAATCAATTATCTGGCAGTATCCCAAGCACAATTGGTGGCCTGCAAAATTTGGTCACTCTTTCCTTGGCAAACAATGCATTTCAAGGTTCCATTCCTGACACATTTGGCAACTTGCTAAGTATAGAATCCATAGATTTGTCTAATAACAGTTTATCTGGAGTGATTCCAAAGTCTTTGAACATGCTCTTGCACCTCAGACATCTAAATTTATCATTCAATAGGCTAGAAGGAGGAATTCCAACTGGTGGACCTTTCACAAACTTCTCTGCTCAATCATTCATGCAGAATAGTGATCTTTGTGGAGCACCACAACTACAAGTCCCCCTATGTAGAACCAGTGGTCATCACCGACTAGCAACAATCTTGAAAATTGTCCTACCACTGGGAGTATCACTAGTGGTATTTTCAGTGGCACTTATTTTCATGTTTAAAAAACACAGCGATAATGTGAAACCTGCAGAAGAGAATAGCCCTTCATCACCACTGGCAACATGGAGAAAAGTTTCATATGAAGAACTACTACAGGCCACGAATGGATTTCACGAAAACAACTTACTTGGTCATGGGGCCTTTGGTTCGGTGTATGGAGGAACACTATTTGATGGGATTAATGTTGCAATAAAGGTTTTCAATTTGCGAGTTGAAGCAGCGTACCAGAGTTTTGATACTGAAAGTGAAGTAATTGGAAACATACGCCATCGGAACCTCATCAAAATAATCAGTTGTTGTTGTAATATTGACTTCAAAGCCTTGGTATTGGAATATATGCCTCAAGGAAGCCTTGAGAATTGGTTATATTCTCGCAACTCTTGCTTGAATTTCCTGCAAAGGCTAAACATTATGATGGACGTCGCATCAGCATTGGAATACCTTCATTATGGTTGCATGGTACCTGTTGTTCACTGTGATTTAAAGCCCAGTAATGTGCTGCTAGATGAGTATATGGTGGCACATGTTGCTGACTTTGGTGTTGCAAAACTGTTGGGTGAAGATGCATCTACAAGACAAACGATAACTCTTGCCACAGTGGGATACATGGCTCCAG AGTATGGATCAGAGGGAATTGTTTCAGTACAAGGAGACGTGTACAGCTTCGGTATTTTGCTAATGGAAACTTTCACAAGAAAGAAGCCAACTGATGAAATGTTCCATGAGGGGAACTCCATGAAGCAATGGGTTGCGAATTCATTACCAAATGCAGTGATTGAATTGGCGGATGCCAGTTTACTAAGAACAGAGGAGGAACAATATGTAGTGATGAAGGATTGTTTGTCATCCATTATGGAATTGGCTCTAACTTGCTCTGCAGACTCACCTGAGGACAGGGTTAATACGAAAAATATCCCCAGAGCACTTGACAAAATCAGAACAAAGTTTTTAGTCAGAAGAGGATGA